One genomic segment of Aliarcobacter cibarius includes these proteins:
- the lepA gene encoding translation elongation factor 4, translated as MQKNIRNFSIIAHIDHGKSTLADRIIQECGAISDREMTSQVMDNMDIEKERGITIKAQSVRLNYTLNGEKYILNLIDTPGHVDFSYEVSRSLASSEGALLIVDSTQGVEAQTIANVYIAMDNDLELLPVVNKIDLPSADPMRVLAEVEEAIGLDCTEHNLISAKTGLGVKDLIESIIKRVPAPVGDENAPTKALIYDSWFDNYLGALALVRVYDGSIKKGQTLKMMNTKVEHQVLSLMYPHPIKRQDTTEIKTGEIGIVVLGLKTLDGIAVGDTMTDAKNPTKEPIDGFEPAKPFVFAGIYPIETDKFEDLREALNKLKLNDSSISFEPESSMALGSGFRTGFLGMLHMEVIKERLEREFDLDLIATAPTVVYEVLKRDGERIIIQNPSELPEPNYIDTIFEPYVKATILVPDEFLGNVIKLLNDKRGVQLKMDYIGKRVLLEYDIPMNEIVMDFYDKLKSTTKGYASFDYEPVGFRPGNLKKLDVRVAGEVVDALSIIVPEDKAVSRGREFVKALKELIPRQLFEVAVQASIGSTIIARETVKSMGKNVTAKCYGGDITRKRKLLEKQKAGKKRMKAIGKVNVPQEAFMAVLKI; from the coding sequence TTGCAAAAAAATATTAGAAACTTTAGTATTATTGCACATATTGACCATGGGAAATCAACTCTTGCAGATAGAATCATTCAAGAGTGTGGAGCAATTAGCGACCGTGAAATGACTTCTCAAGTTATGGACAATATGGATATAGAAAAAGAGCGTGGAATTACTATAAAAGCTCAAAGTGTAAGATTAAACTATACATTAAATGGTGAAAAATATATATTAAATCTTATAGATACTCCAGGTCACGTAGATTTTTCTTATGAAGTAAGTCGTTCATTAGCATCATCAGAAGGTGCTTTACTTATTGTTGATTCTACTCAAGGAGTTGAAGCTCAAACTATTGCAAACGTATATATTGCGATGGATAATGATCTTGAACTTCTACCGGTTGTAAATAAAATAGATTTACCAAGTGCTGATCCAATGAGAGTTTTAGCTGAAGTAGAAGAAGCTATTGGACTTGATTGCACTGAACATAATTTGATTAGTGCAAAAACAGGTTTAGGAGTAAAAGATTTAATAGAATCTATTATTAAGAGAGTCCCAGCACCTGTAGGGGATGAAAATGCTCCAACTAAAGCACTTATTTATGATTCTTGGTTTGATAATTATTTAGGAGCTCTAGCTCTTGTACGAGTTTATGATGGAAGTATAAAAAAAGGTCAAACTTTAAAAATGATGAATACAAAAGTTGAACATCAGGTTTTAAGCTTAATGTACCCACATCCAATAAAACGACAAGATACAACTGAAATAAAAACAGGTGAAATTGGAATAGTTGTTCTTGGACTTAAAACATTAGATGGAATTGCAGTTGGTGATACAATGACTGATGCAAAAAATCCAACAAAAGAGCCAATTGATGGATTTGAACCTGCAAAACCTTTTGTTTTTGCGGGAATTTATCCAATAGAAACTGACAAATTTGAAGATTTAAGAGAAGCTTTAAACAAATTAAAACTAAATGATTCTTCAATATCTTTTGAACCAGAAAGCTCTATGGCTCTTGGAAGTGGATTTAGAACAGGTTTTCTAGGAATGCTTCACATGGAAGTTATAAAAGAAAGACTTGAGAGAGAATTTGACTTAGATTTAATAGCAACTGCACCTACTGTTGTTTATGAAGTTTTAAAAAGGGATGGAGAAAGAATAATAATTCAAAATCCTTCAGAATTACCTGAACCAAATTATATTGACACAATATTTGAACCTTATGTAAAAGCTACTATCCTAGTTCCTGATGAATTTTTAGGAAATGTAATAAAACTTTTAAATGATAAAAGAGGTGTTCAGCTTAAAATGGATTACATAGGTAAAAGAGTACTTTTAGAATATGATATTCCTATGAATGAAATTGTTATGGATTTCTATGACAAATTAAAATCTACAACAAAAGGTTATGCTTCTTTTGATTATGAACCAGTTGGATTTAGACCAGGTAATTTGAAAAAACTTGATGTTAGAGTTGCAGGAGAAGTTGTTGATGCATTATCAATTATTGTTCCTGAGGATAAAGCAGTTAGTCGAGGTAGAGAGTTTGTAAAAGCTTTAAAAGAACTAATTCCTAGACAACTTTTTGAAGTAGCAGTTCAAGCTAGTATCGGTAGTACAATTATTGCTAGAGAAACAGTTAAATCTATGGGAAAAAATGTAACTGCAAAATGTTATGGTGGAGACATCACAAGAAAAAGAAAGCTTCTTGAAAAACAAAAAGCTGGTAAAAAAAGAATGAAAGCTATTGGAAAGGTAAATGTACCTCAAGAAGCATTTATGGCTGTTCTAAAAATCTAA
- a CDS encoding OmpA family protein: MKKILLASTICAASIFAAHDPSKTYSYEVTPFASGILTDSKAGVKNDHYANLGISLAKNFDTEFINQIELMYIRSDILKYMDSNKTTHVNKILLNAIKRYDITDSFAAYGFIGAGYQDVTNPILKHKDSALLNYGIGLRYDIPNYGMAIKSDIRHIYATREGQNDFMYTLGLGMPLGKKSQEPINAKVPVVNNYSPSSEPVVEKQIKEDWSNDDDRDGVKNNLDKCPNTSPGVKVNKDGCVETINLKINFDYNKSDVKSQYDSIITNFANIMKQNRAFEARIEAHTDSKGSESYNKKLSEKRATSVVNALISKGVDKYSLEAIGFGESQPIANNDTEAGRAENRRVVGYINQ; this comes from the coding sequence ATGAAAAAGATATTATTAGCATCTACAATATGTGCTGCATCTATTTTTGCTGCGCATGATCCTAGTAAAACTTATAGTTATGAGGTTACACCATTTGCTTCAGGAATTTTAACTGACAGTAAAGCAGGAGTAAAAAATGATCATTATGCAAATCTTGGTATTTCTTTAGCAAAGAATTTTGATACAGAATTCATTAATCAAATTGAATTGATGTATATAAGAAGTGATATTCTTAAATACATGGATTCTAATAAAACTACACATGTTAATAAAATTCTTTTAAATGCAATAAAAAGATATGATATAACTGATAGTTTTGCAGCATATGGATTTATTGGAGCTGGTTATCAAGATGTTACAAACCCTATTTTAAAACATAAAGATTCAGCTTTACTAAATTATGGTATTGGATTGAGATATGATATACCAAATTATGGAATGGCAATTAAAAGTGATATAAGACATATTTATGCAACAAGAGAAGGTCAAAATGACTTTATGTATACTTTAGGTCTTGGTATGCCTTTAGGAAAAAAATCTCAAGAACCAATAAACGCAAAAGTTCCAGTAGTAAATAACTACTCTCCTTCATCTGAACCTGTTGTTGAAAAACAAATTAAAGAAGATTGGTCAAATGATGATGATAGAGATGGCGTAAAAAACAATTTAGATAAATGTCCAAATACTAGTCCTGGAGTTAAAGTAAATAAAGATGGTTGTGTTGAAACAATAAATTTGAAAATAAATTTTGACTACAATAAATCAGATGTTAAATCTCAATATGATTCAATAATAACAAATTTTGCTAATATTATGAAACAAAACAGAGCTTTTGAAGCAAGAATTGAAGCTCATACAGATTCAAAAGGTAGTGAATCTTATAACAAAAAATTATCTGAAAAAAGAGCTACTTCTGTTGTGAATGCCCTTATTTCTAAAGGTGTAGATAAATATTCTTTAGAAGCTATTGGATTTGGAGAATCTCAACCAATTGCTAACAATGATACTGAAGCAGGAAGAGCTGAAAATAGAAGAGTTGTTGGTTACATAAACCAATAA
- a CDS encoding OmpA family protein, producing MKKILLSTLACASLVLAANSDYKYEITPLIGGGLGEGNHNLDRNYANAGLALGFNQEEGSIIDQFELGFLRTIQDVDGKNALKGQDTAITRVFGNLVKNYGLTNDFSLYALAGLGVEFFDHELSHHQEDGLFGNYGLGMKYQLMDSLALKFDVRHLINFNHGDNTMLYTLGLAVPFGERTKAAPVAAPVAPVAPVAPVAPVEVEKDTDGDGVLDRLDKCPSTPKGAKVDTVGCITLINLNVNFDTDKSDIKDIYSTRIHEFAKVMNTDKKLKADIEGHTDSVGSVAYNQKLSERRAASVVKALNGLGVEKDRLRAVGYGKSKPIASNQTAEGRAENRRVQAVMVK from the coding sequence ATGAAAAAAATTTTATTATCAACATTAGCTTGTGCTTCATTAGTACTAGCTGCAAATAGTGACTACAAATATGAAATTACTCCATTAATTGGTGGTGGTTTAGGTGAAGGTAACCATAATTTAGATAGAAATTATGCTAATGCTGGTTTAGCTTTAGGTTTCAATCAAGAAGAAGGTTCTATAATTGATCAATTTGAATTAGGTTTCTTAAGAACTATTCAAGATGTTGATGGAAAAAATGCTTTAAAAGGTCAAGATACTGCAATTACAAGAGTTTTTGGAAACTTAGTTAAAAACTATGGTTTAACAAATGACTTCTCTTTATATGCATTAGCAGGTCTTGGTGTTGAATTTTTTGATCATGAATTAAGTCATCACCAAGAAGATGGTTTATTCGGTAACTATGGTTTAGGAATGAAATATCAATTAATGGACAGCTTAGCACTTAAATTTGATGTAAGACATTTAATTAACTTCAACCATGGAGATAATACAATGTTATATACATTAGGTCTTGCTGTTCCATTTGGAGAAAGAACAAAAGCTGCACCAGTTGCTGCACCAGTTGCACCAGTTGCACCAGTTGCTCCAGTTGCTCCAGTTGAAGTAGAAAAAGATACTGATGGTGATGGTGTTTTAGATAGATTAGACAAATGTCCAAGTACTCCAAAAGGTGCAAAAGTTGATACAGTAGGATGTATTACATTAATTAACTTAAATGTTAATTTCGATACAGATAAATCTGATATTAAAGACATTTATAGCACAAGAATTCATGAATTTGCAAAAGTTATGAATACTGATAAAAAATTAAAAGCTGACATTGAAGGTCACACAGATTCTGTTGGAAGTGTTGCTTACAACCAAAAATTATCAGAAAGAAGAGCAGCATCTGTTGTTAAAGCTTTAAATGGTTTAGGTGTTGAAAAAGATAGATTAAGAGCTGTTGGTTATGGAAAAAGTAAACCTATCGCATCTAACCAAACTGCAGAAGGTAGAGCAGAGAACAGAAGAGTTCAAGCTGTAATGGTAAAATAA
- a CDS encoding ribose-phosphate pyrophosphokinase gives MSTFKLFSGTANPEFAKKVGDYLGMSVSDATLNKFSDGEISVQITESVRGQDVYIIQPTCAPTNDNLMELLIMIDALKRSSAKTINAVIPYYGYARQDRKAAPRVPISAKLVADLLEAAGINRIVTIDLHAAQIQGFFNIPADNLFGSILFVNYIKSKNLKNPIIASPDIGGVARARQYADKLGYDLVIVDKKREKANESQVMNIIGDVKGKDVILVDDMVDTAGTLVKAAEVLKEKGATSVMACCTHGVLSGPAYDRVANGVLDELVISDTIPTKKDAKKVTVLTASSIIGEAIRRIHNNESVNSIFNS, from the coding sequence ATGTCTACTTTTAAACTCTTTAGTGGAACTGCAAACCCTGAATTTGCAAAAAAAGTTGGTGATTATTTAGGAATGAGTGTATCTGACGCAACATTAAATAAATTTAGTGATGGTGAAATATCTGTTCAAATTACAGAAAGTGTAAGAGGACAAGATGTTTATATAATTCAACCAACATGTGCTCCAACAAATGACAATTTAATGGAACTTTTAATTATGATTGATGCTCTTAAAAGATCTAGTGCAAAAACTATAAATGCAGTTATTCCATATTATGGATATGCTAGACAAGATAGAAAAGCAGCTCCTAGAGTTCCAATTAGCGCAAAATTAGTTGCTGATTTATTAGAAGCAGCTGGAATTAATAGAATTGTAACAATAGATTTACATGCTGCACAAATTCAAGGATTTTTTAATATTCCTGCAGATAATCTTTTTGGTTCTATTTTATTTGTAAATTATATTAAAAGTAAAAATTTAAAAAATCCAATTATTGCAAGTCCAGATATAGGTGGAGTTGCTAGAGCTAGACAATATGCTGACAAATTAGGATACGATTTAGTAATAGTTGATAAAAAAAGAGAAAAAGCTAATGAATCACAAGTTATGAATATAATTGGGGATGTAAAAGGTAAAGATGTAATTTTAGTAGATGATATGGTAGATACTGCTGGAACTTTAGTAAAAGCTGCTGAAGTATTAAAAGAAAAAGGTGCAACTTCAGTAATGGCATGTTGTACTCATGGTGTTTTAAGTGGTCCAGCTTATGATAGAGTAGCAAATGGAGTATTAGATGAACTTGTAATTTCTGATACTATACCAACAAAAAAAGATGCAAAAAAAGTTACAGTTTTAACGGCTTCATCTATTATTGGTGAGGCTATTAGAAGAATTCATAATAATGAATCTGTAAATTCTATATTTAATAGTTAA
- a CDS encoding Opr family porin yields MRKRSLVLSALILSQTLVFANENQEHHHKATNISDAITQGKINGGLALYGQSVDLKKQDNDNKNYAYGNAHLTLGYETNPLYGFNIGAEFKGNVKLGEKNDGDYIYGAPFQNEALLSQGFINYSVSDIVNLRIGRQEVDKEWLGDNQEAAILDVSALKDTLISVGYSRKKAETGIDLSEHFYKPTEKGIYFLEVENSSLENITLKPYVYTAPEAITFYGLKGNFEVENLDLVLHYATSNVSDKFEDGNVEDNSILHTEASLEIIENLNTNIGYIKTDKKGGAGLMTAYGDNISPFEDGFYVYDIDARTYYAGVSYSILDIDLSALYGITKYGEENQKEKELNISAGYNFTEELNASVMWVNVDTDKNDANNYPNYNKYLASVEYKF; encoded by the coding sequence ATGAGAAAGAGAAGTTTAGTATTAAGTGCATTAATTTTAAGTCAAACTTTAGTTTTTGCAAATGAAAATCAAGAACATCACCATAAGGCTACTAATATAAGTGATGCAATAACTCAAGGAAAAATTAATGGAGGTTTAGCTTTATATGGTCAAAGTGTAGATTTGAAAAAACAAGATAATGATAATAAAAATTATGCTTATGGAAATGCTCATTTAACTTTAGGTTATGAAACAAATCCTCTTTATGGATTTAATATAGGGGCTGAATTTAAAGGAAATGTAAAACTTGGTGAAAAAAATGATGGTGATTATATCTATGGAGCACCTTTTCAAAATGAAGCACTTTTATCTCAAGGTTTCATAAATTATAGTGTTAGTGATATTGTAAACTTAAGAATAGGTAGACAAGAGGTAGATAAAGAGTGGTTAGGGGATAATCAAGAGGCTGCAATTTTAGATGTTAGTGCTTTAAAAGATACATTAATAAGTGTAGGATACTCTAGAAAAAAAGCAGAAACAGGAATTGATTTAAGTGAACATTTTTATAAACCTACAGAAAAAGGAATCTATTTTTTAGAAGTTGAAAATTCTAGTTTAGAAAATATTACATTAAAACCTTATGTTTATACAGCTCCTGAAGCAATTACATTTTATGGTTTAAAAGGAAATTTCGAAGTTGAAAATCTTGATTTAGTTTTACATTATGCAACAAGTAATGTAAGTGATAAATTTGAAGATGGTAATGTTGAAGATAATTCAATTCTTCATACAGAAGCAAGTCTTGAAATTATTGAAAATTTAAATACAAATATTGGATATATCAAAACAGATAAAAAAGGTGGTGCTGGATTAATGACAGCTTATGGAGATAATATTTCTCCTTTTGAAGATGGTTTTTATGTTTATGATATAGATGCTAGAACTTATTATGCAGGTGTTTCTTATAGTATATTAGATATCGATTTAAGTGCATTATATGGAATTACTAAATATGGTGAAGAGAATCAAAAAGAAAAAGAGTTAAATATAAGTGCTGGATATAACTTTACAGAAGAGTTAAATGCTTCTGTTATGTGGGTAAATGTTGATACTGACAAAAATGATGCTAATAATTATCCAAACTATAATAAATATTTAGCTAGTGTAGAATATAAATTTTAA
- the mnmA gene encoding tRNA 2-thiouridine(34) synthase MnmA, translated as MSKNKKVMVGMSGGIDSSVTAYMLQKEGYEVEGIYLKLHNRTDDYHESNLGYIDDVAKFLGIKYHILDLSEKFNKDVYEYFVNSYLEGTTPNPCVQCNRNIKFGAMLDFAKEHGASFLATGHYATTDGKFFYEAEDKTKDQSYFLSQIKKEALPFMMFPLSNYKKEDIIKLGANLDVAYKKITEKNESQEICFVETVYTDVIKRHANIDQEGDVLDENGNVVGKHKGYAHYTIGKRKGFTVKGAQVPHFVTKLNPKDNTIVVGKRESLEVNEVLGDNLNMFVDDKKFSCGVKLRYRTTTTPCDVEIVADKALIYLKEPAFGVASGQLAVFYDGNKVIGSAFIQSAK; from the coding sequence ATGAGCAAAAATAAAAAAGTAATGGTTGGAATGAGTGGTGGAATTGATTCATCCGTTACAGCTTATATGCTACAAAAAGAAGGTTATGAAGTTGAAGGAATTTATTTAAAACTTCACAATCGAACTGATGATTATCACGAATCAAATTTAGGCTACATAGATGATGTTGCTAAATTTTTAGGTATTAAATATCATATTCTAGATTTATCAGAAAAATTTAATAAAGATGTGTATGAATATTTTGTTAACTCTTATCTAGAAGGAACTACTCCAAATCCTTGTGTACAATGTAATAGAAATATAAAATTTGGTGCTATGCTTGATTTTGCAAAAGAGCATGGGGCATCATTTCTTGCAACAGGTCACTACGCAACAACTGATGGTAAATTCTTTTATGAGGCTGAAGACAAAACAAAAGATCAAAGCTATTTTCTATCTCAAATAAAAAAAGAGGCTCTACCTTTTATGATGTTTCCATTAAGTAACTACAAAAAAGAAGATATCATAAAACTTGGGGCAAACCTCGATGTAGCTTATAAAAAGATTACAGAAAAAAATGAATCTCAAGAGATTTGTTTTGTTGAAACTGTTTATACAGATGTTATAAAAAGACACGCAAATATTGATCAAGAGGGAGATGTTCTTGATGAAAATGGTAATGTTGTAGGAAAACATAAAGGTTATGCTCACTATACAATTGGAAAAAGAAAAGGTTTTACTGTAAAAGGTGCACAAGTTCCACATTTTGTTACAAAACTAAATCCAAAAGATAACACAATTGTTGTAGGAAAAAGAGAATCTCTAGAAGTAAATGAAGTTTTAGGTGATAATCTAAATATGTTTGTAGATGATAAAAAATTCTCTTGTGGAGTTAAATTAAGATATAGAACAACAACAACTCCCTGTGATGTTGAAATAGTAGCTGATAAAGCTCTAATTTACCTAAAAGAACCTGCTTTTGGAGTTGCTAGTGGACAATTAGCTGTTTTTTATGATGGAAATAAAGTTATTGGAAGTGCATTCATTCAAAGTGCAAAGTAA
- the mnmA gene encoding tRNA 2-thiouridine(34) synthase MnmA yields the protein MSKNKKIVVGMSGGVDSSVTALLLKQQGYDVVGLFMRNWEYGIKGSQCPNRIEFEDAKKVGALIGIDVIGKDFVKEYRDRVFDVFLEGLKQGLTPNPDILCNKEIKFNVFLNEAKSMGADMIATGHYAKIAKYKDHFVLDTPKDNSKDQTYFLHALSSEQLSHAMFPLGDLTKKEVREIARINNLPVSDKKDSTGICFIGNQKFDEFITQHLKAIPGDILDENGKILGKHKGLVCYTLGQRKGIGIGGIKENEGDNNTHKPWYVAKKDVVNNTLTIVQDTNHPLLMSKNVEASHMHWVIEETPKVGDKLMAQVRYRQQKQACTVVEATNEKVVVEFDNPQRAVTLGQSLVLYSSNYCLGGGFISYYK from the coding sequence ATGAGCAAAAATAAAAAAATAGTTGTAGGAATGTCAGGTGGAGTTGATTCATCTGTTACTGCGTTATTGTTAAAACAACAAGGTTATGATGTTGTTGGACTATTCATGCGTAACTGGGAGTATGGAATCAAGGGTAGCCAGTGTCCTAACCGCATAGAATTTGAAGATGCAAAAAAAGTTGGTGCATTAATAGGAATAGATGTAATAGGGAAAGACTTCGTTAAAGAATACAGAGATAGAGTTTTTGATGTATTCTTAGAAGGTTTAAAACAAGGACTAACACCAAATCCAGATATTTTATGTAACAAAGAGATAAAATTTAATGTATTTTTAAATGAAGCAAAAAGTATGGGCGCAGATATGATCGCAACTGGTCATTATGCGAAAATTGCAAAATACAAAGATCATTTTGTACTAGATACTCCAAAAGATAATTCAAAAGACCAAACTTATTTTTTACATGCATTATCAAGTGAACAATTATCACACGCTATGTTTCCACTTGGAGATTTAACAAAAAAAGAAGTTAGAGAAATAGCAAGAATTAATAATTTACCAGTTAGTGACAAAAAAGATAGTACAGGAATTTGTTTTATTGGTAATCAAAAATTTGATGAATTTATTACACAACATTTAAAAGCTATTCCTGGAGACATTCTAGACGAAAATGGAAAGATTTTAGGAAAACATAAAGGTCTAGTATGTTACACACTAGGACAAAGAAAAGGTATTGGTATTGGTGGTATCAAAGAAAATGAAGGTGATAACAATACACACAAACCTTGGTATGTTGCTAAAAAAGATGTTGTAAACAATACATTAACGATAGTTCAAGATACAAATCATCCTTTACTTATGAGCAAAAATGTAGAAGCAAGTCATATGCATTGGGTAATAGAAGAAACTCCTAAAGTTGGAGATAAATTAATGGCACAAGTTAGATATAGACAACAAAAACAAGCTTGTACTGTAGTTGAAGCAACTAATGAAAAAGTTGTAGTTGAATTTGATAATCCTCAAAGAGCTGTAACACTAGGACAAAGTCTTGTTTTATATTCTAGTAATTATTGTCTTGGTGGTGGCTTTATCAGTTACTACAAATAA
- the folK gene encoding 2-amino-4-hydroxy-6-hydroxymethyldihydropteridine diphosphokinase produces MKKKLSHDLTLFHYPNFPKNFNITSNKKYKVTIGIGGNIGDTKKIFDKLILCLKKDARFTLLMSSPLLQNPPFGFLEQSDFLNGIILLKTDLCPNSFLKAMQRYEKKFGRKRSFQDAPRTLDIDIIFFDNKKIDTKNLIIPHKNWANRESVIIPLKYIKNK; encoded by the coding sequence TTGAAAAAAAAATTATCACATGACTTAACACTTTTTCATTACCCAAATTTTCCAAAAAATTTTAATATAACTTCAAATAAAAAATATAAGGTAACTATTGGAATTGGGGGAAATATTGGAGATACAAAAAAAATATTTGATAAATTAATCTTATGTTTAAAAAAAGATGCGAGATTTACTTTACTTATGAGTTCACCACTTTTACAAAACCCTCCATTTGGTTTTTTAGAACAAAGTGATTTTTTAAATGGTATAATTTTACTTAAAACAGATCTTTGTCCAAATAGCTTTTTAAAAGCAATGCAAAGATATGAAAAAAAATTCGGAAGAAAGCGATCCTTTCAAGATGCGCCTAGAACCTTGGATATTGATATAATATTTTTTGATAATAAGAAAATAGATACAAAAAATCTTATTATCCCTCACAAAAATTGGGCAAATAGAGAGTCAGTGATTATTCCTTTAAAATATATAAAAAACAAATAA
- a CDS encoding M24 family metallopeptidase produces the protein MENFILKNENAIYYETNFSCDNVIFLSLGKENFFITDARYTIEAKEYAKNCEVIESSDLIETTKDILKKNNIKKLFFDSNDFSYASYSNLRKDMDTIFEEKPNFSKMKRLIKNESEIKLLKKAAILGREGFDNFANFIQENGKNKSEKELFFQAFKYMTKKAKYDVSFNPIVAINQNAAKPHALPTKKKLKKDDLILVDAGIKYKRYCSDRTCTSSVNFKNFNFTREQKFKNKRYQKIYDIVLNAQEKAINEARTGMKASNIDKIARDYIEKSGFGKYFVHSTGHGVGLDIHEYPNINNKNDLIIEDNMVFTIEPGIYLPNEFGVRIEDTVFMQNGKAVIL, from the coding sequence ATGGAAAACTTTATATTAAAAAATGAGAATGCAATATATTATGAAACAAATTTCTCTTGTGATAATGTTATTTTTTTAAGTTTAGGGAAAGAAAATTTCTTTATAACTGATGCAAGATATACAATAGAAGCTAAAGAGTATGCAAAAAACTGTGAAGTAATAGAATCTTCTGATTTAATCGAAACAACAAAAGATATTTTAAAGAAAAATAATATAAAAAAATTATTTTTTGACTCAAATGATTTTTCTTATGCATCATACTCAAATCTAAGAAAAGATATGGATACTATTTTTGAAGAAAAACCAAATTTCTCAAAAATGAAAAGATTAATAAAAAATGAATCTGAAATAAAATTATTAAAAAAAGCTGCAATACTTGGAAGAGAAGGTTTTGATAATTTTGCAAATTTTATACAAGAAAATGGTAAAAACAAAAGTGAAAAAGAACTTTTTTTCCAAGCTTTTAAATATATGACAAAAAAAGCAAAATATGATGTATCGTTTAATCCGATAGTTGCTATAAATCAAAATGCAGCAAAACCTCATGCTCTTCCAACTAAAAAGAAACTAAAAAAAGATGATTTAATTTTAGTAGATGCTGGTATAAAATATAAAAGATATTGTTCAGATAGAACTTGTACAAGTAGTGTAAATTTTAAAAATTTTAATTTTACAAGAGAACAAAAATTTAAAAACAAGAGATACCAAAAAATTTATGATATTGTTTTAAACGCTCAAGAAAAAGCTATAAATGAAGCAAGAACTGGAATGAAAGCAAGCAATATTGATAAAATTGCTAGGGATTATATAGAAAAATCTGGTTTTGGTAAATATTTTGTACATAGTACAGGTCATGGAGTTGGTCTTGATATTCACGAATATCCAAATATAAATAACAAAAACGATTTAATTATTGAAGACAATATGGTATTTACGATTGAACCTGGAATTTATTTGCCAAATGAGTTTGGTGTTAGAATTGAAGATACAGTTTTTATGCAAAATGGTAAAGCAGTTATCCTTTAA
- the aroQ gene encoding type II 3-dehydroquinate dehydratase encodes MKIAVIQGPNLNMLGIREQHIYGGITLEQIHAQLQNAADQNGIELEFFQSNFEGEIVDRVQECLGTVDGIMINPAAYSHTSIAIRDAIAAVNMPVIEVHISNIYRREEFRQKSVTAGASTGVITGFGGFGYHMGLIALMQMIGELRALNEARNAQSAE; translated from the coding sequence ATGAAAATAGCAGTTATCCAAGGACCAAACTTAAATATGTTAGGAATTAGAGAACAACATATTTATGGAGGAATAACATTAGAGCAAATTCATGCACAACTTCAAAATGCAGCTGATCAAAATGGAATTGAATTAGAGTTTTTTCAATCAAATTTTGAAGGTGAGATAGTTGATAGAGTTCAAGAGTGTTTAGGAACAGTTGATGGAATTATGATAAATCCAGCAGCTTATTCACATACTTCAATAGCAATTAGAGATGCAATTGCAGCTGTTAATATGCCTGTTATTGAGGTTCATATTTCAAATATTTATAGAAGAGAAGAGTTTAGACAAAAATCAGTTACTGCAGGTGCTAGTACAGGAGTAATTACAGGATTTGGTGGATTTGGTTATCACATGGGATTAATTGCATTAATGCAAATGATTGGTGAGCTAAGAGCTTTAAACGAAGCAAGAAATGCTCAATCTGCTGAATAA